A portion of the Gemmatimonas sp. UBA7669 genome contains these proteins:
- a CDS encoding heavy metal-responsive transcriptional regulator, with the protein MAGAVAKSLEIGIQTLHFYEREGLIPEPPRSESGYRLYTPEIVDRVRFIRKAQALGLPLHEIKQVLELAARGSSPCGRVQASLAEKLADVDRRLRELQSFRDELARLSEQATNPTVSDGGARICSIVETAMPASAPEPPRERVLVALRSRRRGVPRRP; encoded by the coding sequence TTGGCCGGCGCGGTGGCGAAGTCGCTGGAGATCGGCATACAGACGCTCCACTTCTATGAGCGCGAGGGCCTGATCCCGGAACCGCCGCGTTCGGAGTCCGGCTATCGGCTGTACACGCCGGAGATCGTGGACCGGGTTCGCTTCATTCGGAAAGCTCAGGCGTTGGGGCTGCCGTTGCATGAGATCAAGCAGGTGCTCGAGCTTGCGGCGCGCGGGAGCAGCCCGTGTGGCCGGGTCCAAGCGTCCTTGGCGGAGAAGCTCGCCGATGTCGACCGTCGCCTGCGGGAGCTCCAGTCGTTCCGCGACGAGCTCGCACGTTTGTCCGAGCAGGCGACGAACCCCACAGTCAGCGACGGCGGGGCGCGCATTTGTAGCATCGTCGAGACGGCGATGCCGGCATCAGCGCCCGAGCCGCCGCGAGAACGCGTCCTGGTTGCATTGCGCTCGCGTCGCCGAGGGGTCCCACGGCGGCCCTGA
- a CDS encoding metal-sensitive transcriptional regulator yields MNPKQSHTPTTRDDADDAPSATSNHTAASCGCGCGIPGDDATGGRKAVAVDSATKERNIKRLRRIEGQVRGLQKMVDEDRYCADIMTQVSSVHEALRSVSRELMRNHLKHCASSAIQSADPADAESMYDELVDLMFKHSR; encoded by the coding sequence ATGAACCCGAAGCAGAGCCACACGCCCACAACGCGCGATGACGCTGACGATGCGCCGAGCGCGACGTCCAACCACACGGCCGCCAGTTGCGGCTGTGGCTGTGGCATTCCAGGCGACGATGCGACGGGTGGCCGCAAGGCCGTCGCGGTGGACAGCGCGACCAAGGAGCGCAACATCAAGCGCCTGCGCCGCATCGAGGGCCAGGTGCGCGGCCTCCAGAAGATGGTGGACGAGGACCGCTACTGCGCCGACATCATGACGCAGGTGTCGTCGGTGCACGAGGCGCTGCGCAGCGTGTCGCGGGAGCTGATGCGCAATCACCTGAAGCACTGTGCCAGCTCGGCCATCCAGTCGGCGGATCCCGCCGACGCCGAGTCGATGTACGACGAGTTGGTCGACCTCATGTTCAAGCACAGCCGCTAA
- a CDS encoding four-helix bundle copper-binding protein, giving the protein MAHNHEHTMPSSEMQQCIQACLDCYAVCTTTAAHCLALGREHASPEHQTTLLDCAKLCQTSADFMLRGSHLHQQVCAVCAEACRACEQSCERLGSSDTMMQRCAEACRACAESCERMAGMAM; this is encoded by the coding sequence ATGGCGCACAATCACGAACACACGATGCCAAGCAGCGAGATGCAGCAGTGCATCCAGGCGTGTCTCGACTGCTACGCCGTCTGCACCACCACCGCCGCGCACTGCCTCGCGCTCGGCCGCGAACATGCGAGCCCCGAGCATCAGACGACCCTGCTGGACTGCGCCAAGCTCTGTCAGACGTCGGCGGACTTCATGCTGCGCGGGTCACATCTGCACCAACAGGTGTGCGCCGTCTGTGCGGAAGCCTGCCGCGCCTGCGAGCAGAGCTGCGAGCGCCTCGGCAGCAGCGACACCATGATGCAGCGGTGCGCCGAGGCGTGCCGCGCGTGTGCAGAGTCGTGCGAGCGCATGGCGGGCATGGCGATGTGA
- a CDS encoding cytochrome c biogenesis CcdA family protein, with translation MNPADLIERLSASVAQYPVVALLVAALGGIVSTSTCPCTLPAGVGIVGYVGTHGEAGAANGGRTRASRGGPGAGLSLAFFAGLVLTLTALGAAASVVGRLLTEWGSAFAVGAAIIAAAAGVATLLAPAIRRRLPNPGIRQRRGVAGAFVYGVMYSVATLTTSAGPLLLLLTVATAVGRPVYGAAISLAYGVGRGAPFLALGLFAGQLGRWLERVERARRPAEVVSGVALLGVAVYFARLSTVV, from the coding sequence GTGAACCCAGCGGATTTGATCGAACGGCTGTCAGCGTCGGTCGCGCAGTATCCCGTGGTGGCCCTGCTCGTCGCGGCGTTGGGTGGCATCGTGTCCACCAGCACCTGCCCATGCACCCTCCCGGCCGGCGTGGGCATCGTGGGGTACGTGGGCACCCACGGCGAGGCCGGCGCGGCGAACGGAGGGCGCACACGGGCGTCCCGGGGCGGTCCGGGAGCCGGGCTCTCGCTCGCGTTCTTTGCGGGACTCGTCCTCACCCTGACCGCGCTCGGTGCGGCCGCGTCGGTGGTGGGCCGACTCCTCACCGAGTGGGGATCGGCCTTCGCCGTCGGCGCAGCGATCATCGCCGCCGCAGCGGGCGTGGCGACCCTGCTGGCCCCGGCCATCCGGCGTCGCCTGCCGAACCCGGGGATCCGCCAGCGACGCGGCGTCGCGGGCGCGTTCGTCTACGGGGTGATGTACAGCGTGGCGACACTCACGACGTCAGCCGGTCCCCTCCTGCTGTTGCTCACGGTCGCCACGGCCGTCGGTCGCCCCGTCTACGGGGCGGCGATCTCCCTCGCCTACGGCGTCGGCCGCGGCGCCCCGTTCCTCGCCCTCGGCCTCTTCGCCGGGCAGCTGGGACGCTGGCTCGAGCGCGTCGAGCGGGCCCGGCGCCCGGCGGAGGTCGTGAGCGGGGTCGCCCTTCTCGGGGTCGCGGTCTATTTCGCCCGCCTCTCGACGGTGGTCTAG
- a CDS encoding thioredoxin family protein, with protein MNDPIPHVTLQARYNGALTLDQFVAQAAANHDLWATYAKRAATDSDLLARVNRLSARRHLLVLLEDWCGDAVNTIPALAALAAASDTVDLRILARDANPDLMDAHLTGGTRSIPVVIVLDEAYRELGWWGPRPAPLQSWVRLEGQALDKTARYREVRRWYARDRAQTTLAEVVRLLEGGSAAQAA; from the coding sequence ATGAATGACCCCATACCGCACGTGACATTGCAGGCGCGTTACAACGGCGCGCTCACCCTGGACCAGTTCGTCGCGCAGGCCGCGGCGAATCACGACCTGTGGGCGACGTACGCCAAGCGCGCGGCGACCGACTCGGACCTGCTGGCGCGCGTCAATCGCCTGTCTGCCCGCCGGCATCTTCTGGTGCTGCTCGAGGACTGGTGTGGGGACGCCGTCAACACGATTCCCGCGTTGGCTGCACTCGCCGCCGCGTCGGATACCGTCGACCTGCGCATTCTCGCGCGTGACGCGAATCCGGACTTGATGGACGCACATCTGACGGGCGGGACGCGCTCGATTCCCGTCGTGATCGTGCTCGATGAGGCGTACCGCGAGCTTGGCTGGTGGGGGCCTCGGCCCGCCCCGCTCCAGTCCTGGGTGCGCTTGGAGGGGCAAGCGCTCGACAAGACGGCGCGCTACCGGGAGGTCCGCCGCTGGTACGCACGAGACCGCGCCCAGACCACGTTGGCCGAAGTGGTGAGGCTCCTTGAGGGCGGCTCTGCCGCCCAGGCCGCCTAG
- a CDS encoding heavy metal translocating P-type ATPase, giving the protein MAAKNRLIQIKASGMMCSFCTMSVEKALARVPGVNSVQVNLVHGIILVDADRGRVTEQQVAQKVEDLGYTVVATEAQQVATDDALFATIRRRGGLAMGLAIADLLFDPLNLAGLPARTRALVSALVAIIVLLWIGYPILRKTIMALSERVINANVLLSTGAWGAFAIGVGHLLQPTAWPNFFPVAVWLMALHLFFGAFKLGTRKRAAESVRRLLSLQAQSARVLRGGHDVEVPVAEVTLGEIVAVRPGELVPLDGIVREGSSSFDMASVTGESVPVFREAGGEVVGGTMNVDGFVRVEVTRLVSEGFVAQVVGLMRQIEERKPPIQLLMDRLMNYYGPVVYAVAAVAFMGWLVYSGSVQQATLIALTVVIMGYPCALGITTPMVLAIGGGHGIARGLLVRAGEFFQALAEVDTVVFDKTGTLTYGRPTVREAIPFTGTEQDLLRHAAAAEAGSEHPLAGAIVHYAQFQEIRHHDATDFRAVPGKGVVASVGGRRVVVGRPSFLASEGAGATVPTALEERVRALEVGHSVVYVAIDGLLFGVIALQDTPRPATARLMARLKAMGLRTAMLTGDSRSVADAVARDIGLDDVHAELLPHEKVDIIARLQAEGRTVAFVGDGINDAPALVQSDVGIALGAGTDVAMQSAGVVLVSDKLDKVASAIILGRASHRKMRHNIAIAVTANVIGMTLAIVGAITAPLAIGIMAVSVLGVLASTAMLVRLQLDEARAGDETASGTAAMASDVAETVIPARRMHCDACARRIDTTLAKIDGVRSVKANAIRKEVVVAYESARVTEEQLRGELETMGMR; this is encoded by the coding sequence ATGGCCGCCAAAAACCGGCTGATCCAGATCAAGGCGAGCGGCATGATGTGCTCGTTCTGCACCATGTCCGTCGAGAAGGCGCTCGCGCGCGTCCCTGGCGTCAACAGCGTGCAGGTCAACCTCGTCCACGGCATCATCCTCGTCGACGCGGATCGAGGCCGCGTGACCGAGCAGCAGGTGGCCCAGAAGGTTGAAGACTTGGGGTACACTGTGGTGGCGACTGAGGCGCAGCAGGTCGCAACCGACGACGCGCTCTTCGCCACCATCCGGCGGCGCGGGGGCCTCGCGATGGGACTCGCCATCGCGGACCTGCTCTTTGATCCGCTCAACCTGGCCGGCCTCCCTGCGCGCACGCGCGCGTTGGTGAGCGCCCTCGTTGCGATCATCGTCCTGCTCTGGATCGGCTACCCGATTCTGCGGAAGACGATCATGGCGCTGAGTGAGCGCGTCATCAATGCCAACGTGTTGCTCTCTACCGGCGCGTGGGGCGCGTTCGCCATTGGCGTGGGCCATTTGCTGCAACCAACCGCGTGGCCCAACTTCTTCCCGGTCGCCGTCTGGCTGATGGCGCTGCATCTCTTCTTCGGCGCCTTCAAGCTGGGTACGCGGAAGCGCGCCGCCGAATCGGTGCGTCGACTGCTGTCGCTCCAGGCCCAGTCGGCGCGCGTGCTGCGCGGCGGCCACGACGTCGAGGTCCCGGTCGCCGAGGTGACGCTGGGCGAGATCGTGGCCGTGCGACCGGGCGAACTGGTGCCCCTGGACGGCATCGTGCGTGAGGGCAGCTCGAGCTTCGACATGGCAAGCGTCACCGGTGAGAGCGTGCCGGTGTTCCGCGAGGCGGGCGGCGAAGTGGTTGGCGGCACGATGAATGTCGACGGCTTCGTGCGCGTGGAAGTGACGCGGCTCGTCTCGGAGGGCTTCGTCGCGCAGGTGGTTGGGCTGATGCGGCAGATCGAGGAGCGAAAGCCGCCGATCCAGCTGCTCATGGACCGGCTCATGAACTACTACGGGCCCGTGGTCTATGCCGTGGCGGCCGTGGCGTTCATGGGCTGGTTGGTGTATTCGGGGAGCGTGCAGCAGGCGACGCTGATCGCCCTCACCGTGGTCATCATGGGCTACCCCTGCGCGCTCGGCATCACGACGCCCATGGTCCTCGCCATCGGTGGTGGGCACGGCATCGCCCGAGGCCTGCTGGTGCGCGCCGGGGAGTTCTTCCAGGCATTGGCCGAGGTCGACACGGTGGTCTTCGACAAGACCGGCACGCTCACCTACGGACGTCCCACCGTGCGCGAGGCGATCCCCTTCACCGGGACCGAGCAGGACCTCCTCCGGCACGCGGCGGCCGCCGAAGCCGGGAGCGAACACCCGCTGGCCGGCGCCATCGTGCACTATGCGCAGTTCCAGGAGATCCGGCACCACGACGCCACGGACTTCCGCGCCGTGCCAGGCAAGGGCGTCGTCGCCAGCGTGGGTGGCCGCCGCGTCGTCGTGGGCCGGCCGTCGTTCCTTGCGAGCGAAGGCGCTGGTGCCACCGTGCCGACCGCGCTGGAGGAGCGCGTCCGGGCGCTCGAGGTGGGGCACTCGGTGGTCTACGTTGCCATCGACGGCCTGCTCTTCGGCGTCATCGCGCTGCAGGATACGCCGCGGCCGGCCACCGCGCGCCTTATGGCGCGTCTCAAGGCCATGGGGCTGCGCACGGCGATGCTCACCGGCGACAGCCGGAGTGTGGCCGACGCTGTGGCCCGCGACATCGGGCTCGATGATGTGCATGCGGAACTGCTCCCACACGAGAAGGTCGACATCATCGCACGGTTGCAGGCCGAAGGCCGCACGGTGGCGTTTGTTGGCGACGGCATCAACGACGCCCCGGCGCTCGTGCAGAGCGATGTCGGCATCGCGCTCGGCGCCGGCACCGACGTGGCCATGCAGTCGGCCGGTGTGGTGCTCGTGAGCGACAAGCTGGACAAGGTGGCGAGCGCAATCATCCTCGGCCGCGCCTCGCACCGGAAGATGCGGCACAACATTGCCATCGCGGTCACCGCCAACGTGATCGGCATGACGCTCGCCATCGTCGGCGCAATCACCGCGCCGTTAGCCATCGGGATCATGGCGGTTTCGGTGCTGGGCGTGCTCGCGTCGACGGCCATGCTGGTGCGACTGCAGCTCGATGAGGCGCGCGCAGGCGACGAGACGGCATCGGGCACCGCGGCCATGGCGTCCGATGTGGCCGAGACCGTGATCCCCGCACGCCGCATGCACTGCGACGCCTGCGCACGGCGCATCGACACGACGTTGGCCAAGATCGACGGCGTGCGCTCCGTCAAGGCGAACGCGATCCGCAAGGAGGTCGTCGTCGCCTACGAGTCGGCCCGCGTCACCGAGGAACAGCTCCGCGGCGAGCTCGAAACAATGGGTATGCGATGA
- a CDS encoding class I SAM-dependent methyltransferase: MAFAPWDVGAARLDVLGAGCGAHLRSRPRAGRTPTTCWSLRGGSALGGFGGRRAHRGGLTVTSGEGDPRGWAARRASKRLRHWQDLWRRGLGRGVFPHQLWWVLELPWRRVVLSPSRLVRQLPLRPDTVALELGPGSGYYSRHVATQLPAGRLILCDVQVEMLRRNQVRRGASTTGQVVCVAGDAAHLPFESASVDVVYMVTVFGEVRDQSGCLREIARVLGPAGTLAISEHLPDPDFCRFSALRRQVERAGFVFSTRNGPPWAYTAIFAVS, from the coding sequence GTGGCCTTCGCACCGTGGGACGTCGGAGCCGCGCGGCTCGACGTGTTGGGCGCTGGCTGCGGCGCGCACCTGCGCAGTCGGCCACGTGCGGGACGCACTCCTACTACATGCTGGTCTCTCCGTGGGGGCTCGGCGCTCGGCGGGTTCGGTGGCCGCAGGGCGCATAGAGGAGGGTTGACCGTGACCTCGGGGGAGGGCGACCCGCGCGGATGGGCGGCGCGGCGTGCATCGAAGAGGCTACGCCATTGGCAAGACCTGTGGCGCCGAGGGCTTGGTCGCGGCGTGTTTCCGCACCAGCTCTGGTGGGTGCTGGAACTCCCATGGCGGCGAGTCGTCTTGTCCCCGAGCCGACTGGTGCGGCAGCTTCCGCTTCGACCCGACACCGTTGCATTGGAGCTTGGGCCCGGGTCAGGCTACTACAGTCGCCACGTGGCGACGCAGCTGCCGGCTGGTCGGCTCATTCTCTGCGACGTGCAGGTAGAGATGTTGCGGCGGAATCAGGTGAGGCGCGGTGCGAGCACCACGGGCCAGGTCGTGTGCGTCGCTGGCGACGCCGCCCACCTCCCGTTCGAGAGTGCCTCGGTCGACGTGGTCTACATGGTGACGGTGTTCGGCGAAGTGCGCGATCAATCGGGCTGCCTCCGCGAGATCGCTCGTGTGCTCGGACCTGCCGGGACGCTGGCGATCAGTGAACATCTCCCAGACCCTGACTTCTGCCGGTTCTCGGCACTGCGTCGCCAGGTCGAACGGGCGGGGTTTGTGTTCAGCACTCGAAACGGGCCCCCGTGGGCCTACACGGCGATCTTCGCGGTTTCCTAG
- a CDS encoding methyltransferase family protein, with protein sequence MLVGALALSVPSAVADPVARPSGALRLLGGLFAAGGLAVAGAGVAAFRRQRTTVDPRYPERATTLVDEGVYRWTRNPMYVGFVSVAAGAAVALGSPLALLGPGLLTVYLDRVQIPAEERALRARFGAPFESYVRTVHRWLGRSWHGRDMS encoded by the coding sequence ATGCTTGTCGGCGCGCTGGCGTTGAGCGTCCCGTCTGCGGTGGCAGATCCCGTCGCTCGTCCATCGGGTGCGCTCCGACTACTCGGCGGTCTCTTCGCCGCTGGCGGCCTGGCCGTGGCCGGCGCGGGCGTCGCGGCGTTCCGCCGGCAGCGCACGACCGTCGATCCGCGATACCCCGAGCGCGCCACGACGCTCGTCGACGAGGGGGTTTACCGTTGGACTCGCAATCCGATGTACGTGGGCTTCGTGAGCGTAGCGGCCGGCGCGGCGGTGGCTTTGGGCTCGCCTCTCGCGCTGCTCGGACCAGGACTGCTTACCGTGTACCTGGATCGCGTGCAGATCCCGGCAGAGGAGCGAGCGCTGCGGGCACGATTTGGTGCCCCGTTCGAGTCCTACGTCCGGACGGTGCACCGTTGGTTAGGTCGCAGCTGGCACGGACGAGACATGAGCTGA
- a CDS encoding heavy metal translocating P-type ATPase has protein sequence MTDPHVSHSHQHPTPPDEHTGAHARHVEPARDGLGVASVSASDTPDVSMHASHGAGGMVVADHAAHDKHAGHSVEMFRSKFWLSLLLTLPTLIWGHMLQNALGYAAPMFPGAPFIPAAFGTAVFLYGGWPFLLGAWREITTRLPGMMTLIALAISVAFLFSAAVVLGFPGMPLWEELATLVTIMLLGHWLEMRSISQAQGALGELAKLLPLTAVRVHGTGADERLEDVPVSALRDGDSVLVRPGAHVPADGVVRAGRSAVNEALLTGESAPVEKVEGAKVIAGAINGAGSLRIEVTGTGERTTLAGIMRLVAQAQASKSRAQVLADRAAFWLTWIALGAGAITFAAWLIAGATAATAVERLVTVLVIACPHALGLAVPLVLAISTTLGAQSGLLVRDRRGLEEARNLTTVVFDKTGTLTRGEHRVVSMQTDGGLAENDALRLAAAVERDAEHPVARAIVKSAEERGLAVPAATGFEAIPGRGVRATVEGRQLAGGGPNLLASLGVTPSAPLRWFADEVAAAGQGVIYLVEGSQALAAFAVADAVRSESAEAVQMLHAAGIEVVMMTGDAQAVAEAVAGELRIDTVLAQVLPEQKASHIERLQREGKRVAMVGDGVNDAPALVTADVGIAIGAGTDVAVEAGDVVLVRSDPRDVPRIVNLSRATYRKMLQNLAWASLYNVVAIPLAAGALAPWGILLTPAMGAVLMSLSTIIVAVNAQLLRRARL, from the coding sequence ATGACCGACCCGCACGTGTCCCATTCGCATCAGCATCCAACTCCGCCTGACGAGCATACTGGCGCGCACGCACGGCACGTCGAGCCCGCGCGCGACGGGTTGGGCGTAGCGTCCGTGAGCGCCTCGGACACGCCGGACGTCTCGATGCACGCGTCACACGGCGCGGGCGGCATGGTCGTCGCGGATCATGCCGCCCACGACAAGCACGCCGGTCACTCGGTGGAGATGTTCCGAAGCAAGTTTTGGCTCTCGCTTCTCCTCACGCTCCCCACGCTGATCTGGGGGCACATGCTGCAGAACGCGCTCGGATACGCCGCGCCCATGTTTCCGGGCGCCCCGTTCATCCCGGCCGCGTTTGGCACTGCGGTGTTCCTGTACGGCGGCTGGCCGTTCCTGCTCGGCGCATGGCGTGAGATCACGACTCGCCTCCCAGGGATGATGACGTTGATCGCGCTCGCGATCAGCGTGGCCTTTCTGTTCAGCGCCGCGGTGGTGCTCGGCTTCCCCGGAATGCCGCTTTGGGAGGAGCTGGCGACCCTCGTGACGATCATGCTCCTCGGCCACTGGCTCGAGATGCGCTCGATCTCGCAGGCACAGGGGGCGCTTGGCGAGCTCGCGAAGCTACTGCCCTTGACCGCGGTGCGAGTGCACGGGACGGGCGCTGACGAACGCCTCGAAGACGTGCCGGTGTCGGCGCTTCGCGACGGCGACTCGGTACTGGTGCGTCCGGGTGCGCATGTCCCGGCCGATGGTGTGGTGCGCGCCGGGCGGAGTGCCGTGAATGAGGCACTCCTCACCGGCGAATCGGCACCGGTAGAGAAGGTGGAAGGCGCCAAGGTCATCGCCGGCGCGATCAATGGGGCCGGGTCGCTCCGGATCGAGGTGACGGGGACGGGGGAGCGCACCACCCTCGCCGGCATCATGCGCCTGGTCGCGCAGGCCCAAGCGTCGAAGTCACGCGCCCAAGTGCTCGCGGATCGCGCCGCGTTCTGGCTGACCTGGATTGCGCTCGGTGCCGGCGCGATCACGTTCGCGGCGTGGCTCATCGCGGGCGCGACCGCCGCAACCGCGGTCGAACGCCTCGTAACCGTGCTCGTGATCGCCTGCCCGCACGCGTTGGGGCTCGCCGTGCCCCTGGTGCTCGCGATCTCGACGACGCTCGGCGCCCAGAGCGGCCTACTGGTGCGCGACCGGCGGGGCTTGGAGGAAGCGCGCAACCTCACCACGGTGGTCTTCGACAAGACGGGCACGTTGACGCGGGGCGAGCATCGGGTGGTGTCGATGCAGACCGACGGCGGGCTCGCCGAGAACGATGCACTGCGACTCGCGGCCGCCGTGGAGCGTGACGCGGAGCACCCGGTGGCCCGCGCCATCGTCAAGAGTGCCGAGGAGCGAGGCCTCGCGGTTCCGGCAGCCACGGGGTTCGAGGCCATACCCGGCCGTGGCGTGCGGGCGACCGTGGAAGGGCGGCAACTCGCCGGGGGCGGCCCAAACCTGCTCGCGAGTCTGGGGGTGACGCCGAGCGCCCCGCTTCGCTGGTTCGCGGACGAGGTGGCCGCCGCGGGGCAGGGCGTGATCTACCTCGTCGAGGGGAGCCAGGCCCTCGCGGCGTTCGCGGTCGCCGATGCGGTCCGGTCCGAGTCGGCTGAGGCAGTGCAGATGCTGCACGCGGCCGGCATCGAGGTCGTCATGATGACCGGCGATGCCCAGGCGGTCGCGGAGGCCGTCGCCGGCGAGCTGCGCATCGACACGGTGCTCGCCCAGGTGCTGCCAGAGCAGAAGGCCTCACACATCGAGCGTCTGCAGCGCGAGGGCAAGCGCGTGGCGATGGTGGGCGATGGAGTCAACGATGCCCCGGCGTTGGTCACCGCCGATGTGGGCATCGCCATCGGCGCTGGGACCGACGTGGCAGTCGAAGCGGGCGACGTTGTGCTGGTGCGGAGCGATCCGCGCGATGTGCCGCGGATCGTCAATCTGTCGCGAGCGACCTACCGCAAGATGCTGCAGAACCTCGCATGGGCCAGCTTGTACAACGTCGTCGCCATCCCGCTCGCTGCGGGGGCACTCGCCCCATGGGGCATCCTTCTCACCCCGGCGATGGGCGCAGTGTTGATGTCTCTGAGCACGATCATCGTCGCCGTGAATGCCCAGCTGCTTCGGAGGGCGAGGCTTTAG
- a CDS encoding heavy-metal-associated domain-containing protein → MAAALVLAAAVTMPFAVSRWPGGPREGASVAGAELPLDSLAAAANVPGAQRVVLDVSGMFCTSCERTVTAMLARTPGVVRADVSVARREAIILYDPARTTPAALITVIKGLGYRAAVRRA, encoded by the coding sequence ATGGCCGCCGCCCTCGTCTTGGCGGCCGCCGTCACCATGCCGTTCGCGGTGAGCCGCTGGCCGGGCGGCCCTCGCGAGGGAGCGTCCGTCGCCGGCGCGGAGTTGCCGCTGGACTCGTTGGCGGCGGCCGCGAACGTCCCGGGTGCCCAGCGCGTGGTGCTGGACGTCTCGGGGATGTTCTGCACCAGCTGCGAGCGAACCGTGACGGCGATGCTGGCGCGGACCCCTGGCGTGGTCCGCGCGGACGTCAGCGTCGCGCGGCGCGAGGCGATCATCCTGTACGATCCGGCCCGCACCACGCCCGCCGCGCTCATCACGGTCATTAAGGGACTCGGCTACCGCGCGGCGGTCAGACGGGCGTAG